A section of the Girardinichthys multiradiatus isolate DD_20200921_A chromosome 5, DD_fGirMul_XY1, whole genome shotgun sequence genome encodes:
- the LOC124868576 gene encoding axin-1-like isoform X2, whose product MSVVTELHGIGYRGGGGVMASMNGPTHFTEDAPRPPVPGEEGTDLDPPVQSGNSRPSTLSQTQGYPSSKMGDPSIYTPSSSSATPRRPDLDLGYEPEGSASPTPPYLKWAESLHSLLDDQEGTHLFRSFLCQEGCEDLVDFWFACSGFRQTSQEKRAKLAKVIYRKYIVDGGSIVSRTIKAATKSFIKDCVGKPHLDPAMFEQAQTEIQAMMEENTYPLFLKSDLYLEYTRTGGESPKPNPSDQSPSSGPAKPLPGYLPTLAEDVEWRCGSGVREVEDEKDEEDCGDTPVSRLTQSLLMHTASQRASPSRRRQDSREYRPWKEPVNPYYANMGYARAPATSANDSEQQSMSSDADTMSLTDSSVDGIPPYRYRKQHRKEMHESAKANGRVPLPHIPRTYRIPKDIHVKPEMFAAELINRLEGVLREREAQERLEERLKRVRLEEEGDDADVSMTTSMSSHSIPLPLPLSFPPLYGARYSETTANTGTAATYGGLVTMEDPHEDNPESILDEHVQRVMKTPGCQSPGATNSSSGGGGRHTPPKSLRSPDGGIGPPHYPSHKGGGHSLPTVGAKGIFHHKQVYHHRGRDGQEEIGGRPLPNVLWNGDQANQYAGRRNYADGAGASTLEGMGNSKGSTMSRRGGKKTETSSKGDESGRGLETPVYSGTQVEDLERNQKIMQWMMDGDRQRKSSHGGSTSSSRRTGTSTDSPRPTSVERPGAVHPWVSAQLRNNSSSVSTAIPGSSSTQVQPSHPFIQDPAMPPNPAPNPLTQLEEARRRLEEERRRAALLQAKQKHKSGKRQVCENMTVAYYFCGEPIPYRTSVKGRVVTLGQFKELLTKKGHYRFYFKKVSDEFDCGVVFEEVRDDDAILPIFEEKIVGKVEKVD is encoded by the exons ATGAGCGTTGTCACAGAATTACATGGGATTGGGTACAGAGGTGGTGGAGGCGTCATGGCCTCTATGAATGGTCCCACACACTTTACCGAAGATGCCCCTCGACCTCCTGTTCCTGGTGAGGAGGGAACTGATCTGGACCCTCCGGTCCAGTCAGGCAACAGCCGGCCAAGCACCCTTTCCCAAACCCAAGGATATCCCTCATCTAAAATGGGAGACCCCTCAATTTACACACCCTCCTCCTCGTCCGCGACCCCACGTCGTCCTGACCTGGACCTGGGCTATGAACCTGAGGGCTCAGCTTCTCCAACTCCACCTTATCTGAAGTGGGCTGAGTCACTACACTCGCTCCTGGATGATCAGGAAGGCACCCACCTGTTCAGAAGCTTCCTATGCCAGGAAGGGTGTGAAGACCTTGTTGACTTTTGGTTCGCGTGCTCGGGCTTCAGGCAGACCAGCCAGGAGAAAAGGGCGAAGTTGGCTAAGGTTATCTACAGGAAATACATCGTGGATGGAGGCAGCATTGTCTCCAGGACGATCAAAGCAGCTACAAAGAGCTTCATCAAAGACTGCGTGGGAAAGCCACATCTAGACCCTGCAATGTTTGAACAG GCTCAGACAGAGATCCAAGCCATGATGGAGGAGAACACCTACCCCTTGTTCCTTAAATCTGATCTGTACCTGGAGTACACACGGACGGGAGGAGAGAGCCCCAAGCCTAATCCCAGTGATCAGAGTCCCTCATCAGGCCCAGCCAAGCCCCTGCCTGGCTACCTGCCAACTCTGGCTGAGGATGTGGAGTGGAG GTGTGGAAGTGGAGTTCGAGAGGTGGAGGATGAGAAAGATGAGGAAGATTGCGGCGATACACCAGTCAGTAGGCTGACTCAAAGCCTGCTGATGCACACGGCATCACAGAGAGCCTCGCCCAGCCGGAGGAGGCAGGACAGCAGGGAGTACAG ACCGTGGAAAGAGCCTGTAAACCCATACTACGCAAACATGGGCTACGCCCGAGCTCCAGCAACCAGTGCCAACGACAGCGAGCAGCAGAGCATGTCAAGTGATGCAGACACAATGTCCTTGACCGACAGCAGTGT AGATGGTATTCCTCCATACAGATATCGGAAGCAGCATCGGAAAGAGATGCATGAAAGTGCCAAAGCCAATGGCCGTGTGCCCCTACCTCATATACCT CGCACGTATCGCATACCAAAGGACATCCACGTAAAGCCGGAGATGTTTGCAGCAGAGCTCATCAACAGGCTGGAGGGCGTTCTCAGAGAAAGAGAGGCCCAGGAAAGGCTTGAAGAAAGATTGAAGAGAGTACGACTG GAAGAAGAGGGGGATGATGCTGACGTCTCCATGACAACCTCCATGTCTTCTCACAGTATACCACTCCCCCTCCCCTTATCGTTTCCACCTCTATACGGTGCCCGTTATTCAGAGACCACTGCGAACACAGGAACAGCCGCCACCTACGGCGGCCTGGTTACCATGGAGGACCCTCACGAAGACAACCCAGAATCTATTTTGGATGAGCATGTGCAGCGGGTGATGAAGACGCCGGGCTGCCAGTCGCCAGGGGCTACCAACAGCAGCTCAGGCGGAGGAGGTCGGCACACTCCACCCAAATCGTTGCGCTCACCTGACGGTGGAATCGGACCGCCTCACTACCCCTCTCACAAAGGCGGAGGACACAGTCTGCCAACTGTGGGGGCAAAAG GCATTTTCCACCATAAGCAGGTATACCACCACAGAGGAAGAGACGGACAGGAGGAGATTGGAGGTCGGCCTCTGCCCAACGTCCTGTGGAACGGAGACCAAGCCAATCAATACGCAGGCCGGAGAAACTACGCGGACGGAGCTGGAGCCAGCACTCTCGAGGGCATGGGTAACAG CAAAGGCAGCACAATGTCACGGCGGGGTGGTAAGAAGACAGAAACATCGAGCAAAGGTGACGAAAGTGGGCGTGGCCTGGAAACCCCGGTGTATTCAGGCACTCAGGTGGAGGATCTGGAAAGAAACCAGAAGATTATGcagtggatgatggatggagaccGGCAAAGGAAGAGTTCCCATGG TGGCAGTACCAGTAGCTCCAGGAGAACAGGAACCAGCACCGACTCCCCACGTCCAACTTCAGTTGAACGACCTGGAGCCGTGCACCCATGGGTCTCCGCTCAGCTGCGCAACAACTCCTCCTCAGTGTCCACAGCTATCCCTGGCTCATCATCCACTCAAGTTCAGCCTTCGCATCCTTTCATCCAGGACCCGGCTATGCCACCCAACCCAGCTCCCAACCCCCTCACGCAGCTGGAGGAGGCTAGAAGGAGgttggaggaggagaggaggagggctGCTCTACTACAGGCTAAGCAGAa ACACAAGTCTGGGAAACGACAGGTGTGTGAGAACATGACCGTAGCGTACTACTTCTGTGGAGAGCCCATCCCATACCGGACATCAGTAAAGGGCCGCGTGGTGACTTTGGGCCAGTTTAAAGAGCTGCTTACCAAAAAGGGCCACTACAG
- the LOC124868576 gene encoding axin-1-like isoform X1, which produces MSVVTELHGIGYRGGGGVMASMNGPTHFTEDAPRPPVPGEEGTDLDPPVQSGNSRPSTLSQTQGYPSSKMGDPSIYTPSSSSATPRRPDLDLGYEPEGSASPTPPYLKWAESLHSLLDDQEGTHLFRSFLCQEGCEDLVDFWFACSGFRQTSQEKRAKLAKVIYRKYIVDGGSIVSRTIKAATKSFIKDCVGKPHLDPAMFEQAQTEIQAMMEENTYPLFLKSDLYLEYTRTGGESPKPNPSDQSPSSGPAKPLPGYLPTLAEDVEWRCGSGVREVEDEKDEEDCGDTPVSRLTQSLLMHTASQRASPSRRRQDSREYRPWKEPVNPYYANMGYARAPATSANDSEQQSMSSDADTMSLTDSSVDGIPPYRYRKQHRKEMHESAKANGRVPLPHIPRTYRIPKDIHVKPEMFAAELINRLEGVLREREAQERLEERLKRVRLEEEGDDADVSMTTSMSSHSIPLPLPLSFPPLYGARYSETTANTGTAATYGGLVTMEDPHEDNPESILDEHVQRVMKTPGCQSPGATNSSSGGGGRHTPPKSLRSPDGGIGPPHYPSHKGGGHSLPTVGAKGIFHHKQVYHHRGRDGQEEIGGRPLPNVLWNGDQANQYAGRRNYADGAGASTLEGMGNSSKGSTMSRRGGKKTETSSKGDESGRGLETPVYSGTQVEDLERNQKIMQWMMDGDRQRKSSHGGSTSSSRRTGTSTDSPRPTSVERPGAVHPWVSAQLRNNSSSVSTAIPGSSSTQVQPSHPFIQDPAMPPNPAPNPLTQLEEARRRLEEERRRAALLQAKQKHKSGKRQVCENMTVAYYFCGEPIPYRTSVKGRVVTLGQFKELLTKKGHYRFYFKKVSDEFDCGVVFEEVRDDDAILPIFEEKIVGKVEKVD; this is translated from the exons ATGAGCGTTGTCACAGAATTACATGGGATTGGGTACAGAGGTGGTGGAGGCGTCATGGCCTCTATGAATGGTCCCACACACTTTACCGAAGATGCCCCTCGACCTCCTGTTCCTGGTGAGGAGGGAACTGATCTGGACCCTCCGGTCCAGTCAGGCAACAGCCGGCCAAGCACCCTTTCCCAAACCCAAGGATATCCCTCATCTAAAATGGGAGACCCCTCAATTTACACACCCTCCTCCTCGTCCGCGACCCCACGTCGTCCTGACCTGGACCTGGGCTATGAACCTGAGGGCTCAGCTTCTCCAACTCCACCTTATCTGAAGTGGGCTGAGTCACTACACTCGCTCCTGGATGATCAGGAAGGCACCCACCTGTTCAGAAGCTTCCTATGCCAGGAAGGGTGTGAAGACCTTGTTGACTTTTGGTTCGCGTGCTCGGGCTTCAGGCAGACCAGCCAGGAGAAAAGGGCGAAGTTGGCTAAGGTTATCTACAGGAAATACATCGTGGATGGAGGCAGCATTGTCTCCAGGACGATCAAAGCAGCTACAAAGAGCTTCATCAAAGACTGCGTGGGAAAGCCACATCTAGACCCTGCAATGTTTGAACAG GCTCAGACAGAGATCCAAGCCATGATGGAGGAGAACACCTACCCCTTGTTCCTTAAATCTGATCTGTACCTGGAGTACACACGGACGGGAGGAGAGAGCCCCAAGCCTAATCCCAGTGATCAGAGTCCCTCATCAGGCCCAGCCAAGCCCCTGCCTGGCTACCTGCCAACTCTGGCTGAGGATGTGGAGTGGAG GTGTGGAAGTGGAGTTCGAGAGGTGGAGGATGAGAAAGATGAGGAAGATTGCGGCGATACACCAGTCAGTAGGCTGACTCAAAGCCTGCTGATGCACACGGCATCACAGAGAGCCTCGCCCAGCCGGAGGAGGCAGGACAGCAGGGAGTACAG ACCGTGGAAAGAGCCTGTAAACCCATACTACGCAAACATGGGCTACGCCCGAGCTCCAGCAACCAGTGCCAACGACAGCGAGCAGCAGAGCATGTCAAGTGATGCAGACACAATGTCCTTGACCGACAGCAGTGT AGATGGTATTCCTCCATACAGATATCGGAAGCAGCATCGGAAAGAGATGCATGAAAGTGCCAAAGCCAATGGCCGTGTGCCCCTACCTCATATACCT CGCACGTATCGCATACCAAAGGACATCCACGTAAAGCCGGAGATGTTTGCAGCAGAGCTCATCAACAGGCTGGAGGGCGTTCTCAGAGAAAGAGAGGCCCAGGAAAGGCTTGAAGAAAGATTGAAGAGAGTACGACTG GAAGAAGAGGGGGATGATGCTGACGTCTCCATGACAACCTCCATGTCTTCTCACAGTATACCACTCCCCCTCCCCTTATCGTTTCCACCTCTATACGGTGCCCGTTATTCAGAGACCACTGCGAACACAGGAACAGCCGCCACCTACGGCGGCCTGGTTACCATGGAGGACCCTCACGAAGACAACCCAGAATCTATTTTGGATGAGCATGTGCAGCGGGTGATGAAGACGCCGGGCTGCCAGTCGCCAGGGGCTACCAACAGCAGCTCAGGCGGAGGAGGTCGGCACACTCCACCCAAATCGTTGCGCTCACCTGACGGTGGAATCGGACCGCCTCACTACCCCTCTCACAAAGGCGGAGGACACAGTCTGCCAACTGTGGGGGCAAAAG GCATTTTCCACCATAAGCAGGTATACCACCACAGAGGAAGAGACGGACAGGAGGAGATTGGAGGTCGGCCTCTGCCCAACGTCCTGTGGAACGGAGACCAAGCCAATCAATACGCAGGCCGGAGAAACTACGCGGACGGAGCTGGAGCCAGCACTCTCGAGGGCATGGGTAACAG TAGCAAAGGCAGCACAATGTCACGGCGGGGTGGTAAGAAGACAGAAACATCGAGCAAAGGTGACGAAAGTGGGCGTGGCCTGGAAACCCCGGTGTATTCAGGCACTCAGGTGGAGGATCTGGAAAGAAACCAGAAGATTATGcagtggatgatggatggagaccGGCAAAGGAAGAGTTCCCATGG TGGCAGTACCAGTAGCTCCAGGAGAACAGGAACCAGCACCGACTCCCCACGTCCAACTTCAGTTGAACGACCTGGAGCCGTGCACCCATGGGTCTCCGCTCAGCTGCGCAACAACTCCTCCTCAGTGTCCACAGCTATCCCTGGCTCATCATCCACTCAAGTTCAGCCTTCGCATCCTTTCATCCAGGACCCGGCTATGCCACCCAACCCAGCTCCCAACCCCCTCACGCAGCTGGAGGAGGCTAGAAGGAGgttggaggaggagaggaggagggctGCTCTACTACAGGCTAAGCAGAa ACACAAGTCTGGGAAACGACAGGTGTGTGAGAACATGACCGTAGCGTACTACTTCTGTGGAGAGCCCATCCCATACCGGACATCAGTAAAGGGCCGCGTGGTGACTTTGGGCCAGTTTAAAGAGCTGCTTACCAAAAAGGGCCACTACAG